From a region of the Balaenoptera musculus isolate JJ_BM4_2016_0621 chromosome 15, mBalMus1.pri.v3, whole genome shotgun sequence genome:
- the ASPHD1 gene encoding aspartate beta-hydroxylase domain-containing protein 1, whose product MWKGNSPGCNQGAAMEGTSGELGGQGNWGLEDAPGLLARASLPIMPAWPLPLASSALTLLLGALTSLFLWYCYRLGSQDMQALGAGSRAGAVSGRPGGCSEAGRPSPRSSGESVEGPRTEGLVSRRLRAYARRYSWAGMGRVRRAAQGSPGPGGGPGVLGIQRPGLLFLPDLPSAPFVPRDAQRHDVELLESSFPAILRDFGAVSWDFSGTTPLPRGWCPPLAPGCYQLLLYQAGRCQPSNCRRCPGAYRALRGLRSFMSANTFGNAGFSVLLPGARLEGRCGPTNARVRCHLGLKIPPGCELVVGGEPQCWAEGHCLLVDDSFLHTVAHNGSPEDGPRVVFIVDLWHPNVAGAERQALDFVFAPDP is encoded by the exons ATGTGGAAGGGAAACAGCCCAGGGTGTAACCAGGGAGCAGCCATGGAAGGAACCAGTGGAGAACTGGGGGGACAAGGGAACTGGGGTCTGGAAGATGCCCCAGGCCTCTTGGCCAGGGCCTCCCTGCCCATCATGCCTGCATGGCCATTGCCTCTGGCCTCGTCTGCCCTTACCCTGCTCCTTGGAGCTCTcacttccctcttcctctggTACTGCTACCGCCTGGGCTCCCAAGATATGCAGGCCCTAGGGGCTGGGAGTCGGGCTGGGGCTGTCAGTGGTAGGCCTGGAGGGTGCTCTGAGGCTGGCAGACCAAGCCCACGGAGCTCTGGGGAGTCTGTGGAAGGACCTAGGACAGAAGGCCTAGTGAGCCGTCGCCTTCGGGCCTACGCCAGGCGCTACTCCTGGGCAGGGATGGGTAGGGTGAGGCGGGCAGCTCAGGGTagcccaggccctgggggagggccAGGGGTCCTGGGCATTCAGCGCCCAGGCCTGCTTTTCCTGCCAGACCTGCCCTCAGCCCCCTTCGTGCCACGGGATGCCCAGCGGCATGATGTGGAGCTCCTGGAGAGCAGCTTCCCTGCCATTTTGAGGGACTTTGGGGCTGTGAGCTGGGACTTCTCAGGGACTACCCCTCTGCCTCGGGGCTGGTGCCCACCACTGGCCCCTGGGTGCTACCAGCTCCTGCTATACCAAGCAGGCCGGTGCCAACCCAGCAACTGCCGCCGGTGCCCGGGGGCCTATCGGGCACTGAGGGGGCTGCGAAGCTTTATGAGTGCCAACACCTTCGGGAATGCTGGCTTTTCCGTCCTCCTGCCCGGGGCCCGGCTCGAGGGCCGCTGTGGGCCCACCAATGCCCGAGTCAGATGCCACCTGG GCCTGAAGATCCCCCCTGGCTGTGAGCTGGTGGTCGGGGGTGAGCCCCAGTGCTGGGCTGAGGGACATTGTCTACTTGTGGACGACTCCTTCCTGCATACAGTGGCTCATAATG GCTCTCCCGAAGATGGGCCTCGAGTGGTCTTCATCGTGGACCTTTGGCATCCCAATGTGGCTGGGGCCGAACGCCAGGCCCTCGACTTTGTCTTCGCACCAGACCCTTGA
- the SEZ6L2 gene encoding seizure 6-like protein 2 isoform X2, which translates to MGTPRAQHPPPPQLLFLILLSCPWIQGLPLKEEEALPEPGNETPTVASEALAELLHGALLRRGPEMGYLPGSDPDPTLATPPAGQTLAAPSLPRATEPGTGPLTTAVTPKEGRGAGPTAPELLTPPPGTTAPPLPGPASPGPPLGPEGGEEETTTTIITTTTVTTTVTSPVLCNNNISEGEGHVESPDLGSAASRTLGLLDCTYSIHVYPGYGIEIQVQTLNLSREEELLVLAGGGSPGLAPRLLANSSMLGEGQVLRSPTNRLLLHFQSPRVPRGGGFRIHYQAYLLSCGFPPRPAHGDVSVTDLHPGGTATFHCDSGYQLQGEETLICLNGTRPAWSSEPPSCMASCGGTIHNATLGRIVSPEPGGAAGPNLTCRWVIEAAEGRRLHLHFERVSLDEDNDRLMVRSGGSPLSPVIYDSDMDDVPERGLISDAQSLYVELLSETPANPLLLSLRFEAFEEDRCFAPFLAHGNVTTTDPEYRPGALATFSCLPGYALEPPGPPNAIECVDPTEPHWNDTEPACKAMCGGELSEPAGVVLSPDWPQSYSPGQDCVWGLHVQEEKRILLQVEILNVREGDMLTLFDGDGPSARVLAQLRGPQPRRRLLSSGPDLTLQFQAPPGPPNPGLGQGFVLHFKEVPRNDTCPELPPPEWGWRTASHGDLIRGTVLTYQCEPGYELLGSDILTCQWDLSWSAAPPACQKIMTCADPGEITNGHRTTSDAGFPVGSHVQYRCLPGYSLEGAAVLTCYSRDTGTPKWSDRVPKCALKYEPCLNPGVPENGYQTLYKHHYQAGESLRFFCYEGFELIGEVTITCVPGHPSQWTSQPPLCKVAYEELLDNRKLEVTQTTDPSRQLEGGNLALAILLPLGLVIVLGSGVYIYYTNPSISFLSQATGKIPLRLLRLPFLQPHHGGVRLQQSTV; encoded by the exons ATGGGGACTCCCAGGGCCCAGCATCCGCCGCCTCCCCAGCTGCTGTTCCTAATTCTGCTGAGCTGTCCCTGGATTCAGG GTCTGCccctgaaggaggaggaggcacTGCCGGAGCCTGGAAATGAGACCCCCACCGTAGCCTCTGAGGCCTTGGCGGAGCTGCTCCATGGGGCCCTGCTCAGGAGAGGCCCAGAAATGGGCTACCTGCCGG GATCTGATCCAGACCCCACACTAGCCACCCCTCCAGCCGGCCAGACTCTTGCAGCACCCTCCCTGCCACGGGCCACTGAGCCGGGCACAGGGCCTCTGACAACAGCCGTAACCCCTAAGGAGGGCAGGGGGGCAGGCCCCACCGCGCCGGAGCTGCTGACCCCGCCCCCAGGAACTACGGCCCCGCCCCTTCCCGGTCCCGCCTCCCCAGGCCCGCCCCTCGGGcctgagggaggagaggaggagaccacgaccaccatcatcaccacgaCAACTGTCACCACGACGGTGACCAGCCCAG TTCTGTGTAATAACAACATCTCCGAAGGTGAAGGGCATGTGGAGTCTCCAGATTTAGGGAGCGCGGCCAGCCGCACCTTGGGGCTCCTGGACTGCACGTACAGCATCCATGTCTACCCTGGCTACGGCATTGAGATCCAG GTGCAGACGCTGAACCTGTCTCGGGAGGAGGAACTCCTGGTGCTGGCTGGTGGGgggtccccaggcctggccccccgACTCCTGGCTAATTCCTCCATGCTGGGAGAAGGACAGGTCCTTCGGAGTCCAACCAACAGGCTGCTCCTGCACTTCCAGAGCCCACGGGTCCCAAGGGGTGGTGGCTTCAGGATCCACTATCAGG CCTACCTCTTGAGCTGCGGCTTCCCTCCCCGGCCAGCCCATGGGGACGTGAGTGTGACAGACCTTCACCCTGGAGGCACTGCCACCTTCCACTGTGATTCGGGCTACCAGCTGCAGGGTGAGGAGACCCTCATCTGCCTCAATGGTACCCGGCCAGCCTGGAGCAGTGAACCCCCCAGCTGCATGG CATCCTGTGGTGGCACCATCCACAATGCTACACTTGGCCGCATTGTGTCCCCTGAGCCTGGGGGAGCTGCAGGGCCCAACCTCACCTGCCGTTGGGTCATCGAAGCAGCTGAGGGACGCCGGCTGCACCTGCACTTTGAGAGAGTCTCCCTGGATGAGGACAATGACCG GCTGATGGTGCGCTCAGGGGGCAGTCCCCTATCCCCGGTGATCTATGACTCGGACATGGATGATGTCCCAGAGCGGGGTCTCATCAGTGATGCCCAGTCCCTCTATGTGGAGCTGCTTTCAGAGACACCTGCCAATCCCCTGCTGCTAAGCCTCCGATTTGAAG CCTTTGAGGAAGATCGCTGCTTTGCCCCCTTCCTGGCACATGGCAATGTCACCACCACGGACCCTGAGTACCGCCCAGGGGCACTGGCCACCTTCTCGTGCCTCCCAGGATATGCCCTGGAGCCCCCTGGCCCCCCCAATGCCATCGAATGTGTGGATCCCACAGAACCCCACTGGAACGACACAGAGCCAGCCTGCAAGG CCATGTGTGGAGGGGAGCTGTCAGAGCCAGCTGGTGTGGTCCTCTCTCCGGATTGGCCCCAGAGCTATAGCCCCGGCCAAGATTGCGTGTGGGGTCTGCATGTCCAGGAAGAGAAGCGCATCTTGCTCCAAGTTGAGAT CTTGAATGTGCGCGAAGGGGATATGCTGACGCTGTTCGACGGGGACGGTCCCAGCGCCCGAGTCCTGGCCCAGCTGCGAGGGCCTCAACCGCGCCGCCGCCTCCTCTCCTCTGGGCCCGACCTCACGCTGCAGTTCCAGGCACCGCCCGGACCCCCAAACCCGGGCCTGGGCCAGGGTTTCGTGTTGCACTTCAAAG AGGTCCCGAGAAACGACACGTGCCCCGAGCTGCCGCCCCCGGAATGGGGCTGGAGGACGGCTTCCCACGGGGACCTGATCCGGGGCACTGTGCTTACTTATCAGTGCGAGCCTGGCTATGAGCTGCTTGGGTCGGACATTCTCACTTGCCAGTGGGACCTGTCCTGGAGCGCAGCGCCACCCGCCTGCCAAAAGA TCATGACTTGTGCCGATCCTGGTGAGATCACCAACGGGCACCGCACCACCTCAGATGCCGGCTTTCCTGTTGGCTCCCACGTCCAGTACCGCTGTCTGCCGGGGTACAGCCTGGAGGGGGCGGCCGTGCTCACCTGCTACAGCCGGGACACGGGCACGCCCAAGTGGAGCGACCGGGTCCCCAAGTGCGCCT TGAAGTACGAGCCGTGCCTGAACCCCGGGGTGCCAGAGAACGGCTATCAGACATTGTACAAGCATCACTACCAGGCGGGCGAGTCTCTGCGCTTCTTCTGCTATGAGGGTTTTGAGCTCATTGGCGAGGTCACCATCACCTGTGTGCCCGGCCACCCCTCACAGTGGACCAGCCAGCCCCCACTCTGCAAAG
- the SEZ6L2 gene encoding seizure 6-like protein 2 isoform X3: MGTPRAQHPPPPQLLFLILLSCPWIQGLPLKEEEALPEPGNETPTVASEALAELLHGALLRRGPEMGYLPGSDPDPTLATPPAGQTLAAPSLPRATEPGTGPLTTAVTPKEGRGAGPTAPELLTPPPGTTAPPLPGPASPGPPLGPEGGEEETTTTIITTTTVTTTVTSPVLCNNNISEGEGHVESPDLGSAASRTLGLLDCTYSIHVYPGYGIEIQVQTLNLSREEELLVLAGGGSPGLAPRLLANSSMLGEGQVLRSPTNRLLLHFQSPRVPRGGGFRIHYQAYLLSCGFPPRPAHGDVSVTDLHPGGTATFHCDSGYQLQGEETLICLNGTRPAWSSEPPSCMASCGGTIHNATLGRIVSPEPGGAAGPNLTCRWVIEAAEGRRLHLHFERVSLDEDNDRLMVRSGGSPLSPVIYDSDMDDVPERGLISDAQSLYVELLSETPANPLLLSLRFEAFEEDRCFAPFLAHGNVTTTDPEYRPGALATFSCLPGYALEPPGPPNAIECVDPTEPHWNDTEPACKAMCGGELSEPAGVVLSPDWPQSYSPGQDCVWGLHVQEEKRILLQVEILNVREGDMLTLFDGDGPSARVLAQLRGPQPRRRLLSSGPDLTLQFQAPPGPPNPGLGQGFVLHFKEVPRNDTCPELPPPEWGWRTASHGDLIRGTVLTYQCEPGYELLGSDILTCQWDLSWSAAPPACQKIMTCADPGEITNGHRTTSDAGFPVGSHVQYRCLPGYSLEGAAVLTCYSRDTGTPKWSDRVPKCALKYEPCLNPGVPENGYQTLYKHHYQAGESLRFFCYEGFELIGEVTITCVPGHPSQWTSQPPLCKVTQTTDPSRQLEGGNLALAILLPLGLVIVLGSGVYIYYTKLQGKSLFGFSGSHSYSPITVESDFSNPLYEAGDTREYEVSI, translated from the exons ATGGGGACTCCCAGGGCCCAGCATCCGCCGCCTCCCCAGCTGCTGTTCCTAATTCTGCTGAGCTGTCCCTGGATTCAGG GTCTGCccctgaaggaggaggaggcacTGCCGGAGCCTGGAAATGAGACCCCCACCGTAGCCTCTGAGGCCTTGGCGGAGCTGCTCCATGGGGCCCTGCTCAGGAGAGGCCCAGAAATGGGCTACCTGCCGG GATCTGATCCAGACCCCACACTAGCCACCCCTCCAGCCGGCCAGACTCTTGCAGCACCCTCCCTGCCACGGGCCACTGAGCCGGGCACAGGGCCTCTGACAACAGCCGTAACCCCTAAGGAGGGCAGGGGGGCAGGCCCCACCGCGCCGGAGCTGCTGACCCCGCCCCCAGGAACTACGGCCCCGCCCCTTCCCGGTCCCGCCTCCCCAGGCCCGCCCCTCGGGcctgagggaggagaggaggagaccacgaccaccatcatcaccacgaCAACTGTCACCACGACGGTGACCAGCCCAG TTCTGTGTAATAACAACATCTCCGAAGGTGAAGGGCATGTGGAGTCTCCAGATTTAGGGAGCGCGGCCAGCCGCACCTTGGGGCTCCTGGACTGCACGTACAGCATCCATGTCTACCCTGGCTACGGCATTGAGATCCAG GTGCAGACGCTGAACCTGTCTCGGGAGGAGGAACTCCTGGTGCTGGCTGGTGGGgggtccccaggcctggccccccgACTCCTGGCTAATTCCTCCATGCTGGGAGAAGGACAGGTCCTTCGGAGTCCAACCAACAGGCTGCTCCTGCACTTCCAGAGCCCACGGGTCCCAAGGGGTGGTGGCTTCAGGATCCACTATCAGG CCTACCTCTTGAGCTGCGGCTTCCCTCCCCGGCCAGCCCATGGGGACGTGAGTGTGACAGACCTTCACCCTGGAGGCACTGCCACCTTCCACTGTGATTCGGGCTACCAGCTGCAGGGTGAGGAGACCCTCATCTGCCTCAATGGTACCCGGCCAGCCTGGAGCAGTGAACCCCCCAGCTGCATGG CATCCTGTGGTGGCACCATCCACAATGCTACACTTGGCCGCATTGTGTCCCCTGAGCCTGGGGGAGCTGCAGGGCCCAACCTCACCTGCCGTTGGGTCATCGAAGCAGCTGAGGGACGCCGGCTGCACCTGCACTTTGAGAGAGTCTCCCTGGATGAGGACAATGACCG GCTGATGGTGCGCTCAGGGGGCAGTCCCCTATCCCCGGTGATCTATGACTCGGACATGGATGATGTCCCAGAGCGGGGTCTCATCAGTGATGCCCAGTCCCTCTATGTGGAGCTGCTTTCAGAGACACCTGCCAATCCCCTGCTGCTAAGCCTCCGATTTGAAG CCTTTGAGGAAGATCGCTGCTTTGCCCCCTTCCTGGCACATGGCAATGTCACCACCACGGACCCTGAGTACCGCCCAGGGGCACTGGCCACCTTCTCGTGCCTCCCAGGATATGCCCTGGAGCCCCCTGGCCCCCCCAATGCCATCGAATGTGTGGATCCCACAGAACCCCACTGGAACGACACAGAGCCAGCCTGCAAGG CCATGTGTGGAGGGGAGCTGTCAGAGCCAGCTGGTGTGGTCCTCTCTCCGGATTGGCCCCAGAGCTATAGCCCCGGCCAAGATTGCGTGTGGGGTCTGCATGTCCAGGAAGAGAAGCGCATCTTGCTCCAAGTTGAGAT CTTGAATGTGCGCGAAGGGGATATGCTGACGCTGTTCGACGGGGACGGTCCCAGCGCCCGAGTCCTGGCCCAGCTGCGAGGGCCTCAACCGCGCCGCCGCCTCCTCTCCTCTGGGCCCGACCTCACGCTGCAGTTCCAGGCACCGCCCGGACCCCCAAACCCGGGCCTGGGCCAGGGTTTCGTGTTGCACTTCAAAG AGGTCCCGAGAAACGACACGTGCCCCGAGCTGCCGCCCCCGGAATGGGGCTGGAGGACGGCTTCCCACGGGGACCTGATCCGGGGCACTGTGCTTACTTATCAGTGCGAGCCTGGCTATGAGCTGCTTGGGTCGGACATTCTCACTTGCCAGTGGGACCTGTCCTGGAGCGCAGCGCCACCCGCCTGCCAAAAGA TCATGACTTGTGCCGATCCTGGTGAGATCACCAACGGGCACCGCACCACCTCAGATGCCGGCTTTCCTGTTGGCTCCCACGTCCAGTACCGCTGTCTGCCGGGGTACAGCCTGGAGGGGGCGGCCGTGCTCACCTGCTACAGCCGGGACACGGGCACGCCCAAGTGGAGCGACCGGGTCCCCAAGTGCGCCT TGAAGTACGAGCCGTGCCTGAACCCCGGGGTGCCAGAGAACGGCTATCAGACATTGTACAAGCATCACTACCAGGCGGGCGAGTCTCTGCGCTTCTTCTGCTATGAGGGTTTTGAGCTCATTGGCGAGGTCACCATCACCTGTGTGCCCGGCCACCCCTCACAGTGGACCAGCCAGCCCCCACTCTGCAAAG